The Pelodiscus sinensis isolate JC-2024 chromosome 5, ASM4963464v1, whole genome shotgun sequence genome includes a region encoding these proteins:
- the ADRA2C gene encoding alpha-2C adrenergic receptor: MDLLMLMNISVGTPNGSIAFPSSSSSPLLQPPTPYSPGAVASLAAVVGFLIVFTIVGNVLVVIAVLTSKALRAPQNLFLVSLATADILVATLVMPFSLANEIMDYWYFGKAWCNIYLALDVLFCTSSIVHLCAISLDRYWSVTQAVEYNLKRTPRRIKGIILTVWLISAVISFPPLISVYRDPEGDLFPQCKLNDETWYILSSCIGSFFAPCVIMVLVYVRIYRVAKLRTRTLSEKRTMPEGSSISENGLSRVPRGCTSLRMPSGENGHYSAHQWRKASELEDIELEESSTSESRRRRSRDEHPRKSSKTQSFSYSYSSKHSSSRLSRSSNRSMELFSSHRRRKRSSVCRKKVTQAREKRFTFVLAVVMGVFVVCWFPFFFSYSLYGICREACEIPETLFKFFFWIGYCNSSLNPVIYTIFNQDFRRSFKHILFKKKKKNFLH, from the coding sequence ATGGATCTGCTGATGCTGATGAACATCAGTGTTGGCACTCCCAATGGATCCATtgccttcccctcctcttcctcctctcccctgctgcagcctcccaccccctaCTCCCCCGGGGCTGTGGCCAGTTTGGCAGCTGTGGTGGGTTTCCTGATCGTCTTCACCATTGTGGGCAACGTGCTGGTGGTGATTGCGGTGCTGACCAGCAAGGCGCTGCGGGCTCCCCAGAACCTCttcctggtgtccctggccacagCTGACATCCTGGTGGCCACCTTGGTCATGCCTTTCTCCTTGGCCAACGAGATCATGGACTACTGGTACTTCGGCAAAGCGTGGTGCAACATTTACCTGGCGCTGGACGTGCTGTTTTGCACTTCTTCCATTGTGCACTTGTGTGCCATCAGCCTGGACAGGTATTGGTCTGTCACCCAGGCGGTGGAATACAACCTCAAACGGACCCCACGGAGGATCAAGGGCATCATCCTCACTGTCTGGCTCATCTCAGCCGTTATCTCCTTCCCCCCCTTGATCTCCGTGTATCGGGACCCCGAAGGGGACCTCTTCCCCCAGTGTAAACTCAATGACGAGACCTGGTACATCCTCTCTTCCTGCATCGGCTCCTTTTTCGCTCCCTGCGTGATCATGGTGCTGGTCTATGTCCGCATCTACCGGGTGGCCAAGCTGAGGACCAGGACCCTTTCTGAAAAGCGCACGATGCCCGAGGGCTCTTCCATATCTGAGAATGGGCTGAGCCGGGTCCCTCGGGGCTGCACGTCACTGAGGATGCCATCAGGGGAGAATGGACATTACTCAGCACACCAGTGGCGCAAAGCCTCCGAACTGGAGGACATTGAGCTGGAGGAGAGCAGCACCTCAGAGAGCAGGCGGAGGCGGAGCCGGGATGAGCATCCCCGCAAAAGCAGTAAGACCCAGTCCTTCTCATATTCCTACTCCTCCAAGCACTCCAGCAGCCGCCTCTCCCGCTCCAGCAATCGCTCCATGGAGCTCTTCTCCTCTCACCGCCGCAGAAAGCGTAGTAGTGTTTGCCGTAAGAAGGTCACCCAGGCCCGGGAGAAGCGCTTCACCTTTGTATTGGCTGTGGTCATGGGGGTCTTTGTGGTGTGCTGGTTCCCCTTCTTCTTCAGCTACAGCCTTTATGGCATTTGCCGGGAGGCATGTGAAATCCCCGAGACTCTCTTCAAGTTCTTCTTCTGGATTGGGTATTGCAATAGTTCCCTCAACCCAGTCATCTACACAATCTTCAACCAGGACTTCCGCAGGTCTTTCAAACACATCCTcttcaagaagaagaagaagaattttctGCACTGA